The Gardnerella leopoldii genomic interval TTAGACTTGGATTCTACAGTTTTGGAAAACCTTCAGCATGTTGCACCAAACCTGGATGACACGCAAGCACGTTCTATGCTTGGCAGCTTCCTGTTTTCCGGCGACGACGCAATGAAGCCTGCAAGAGTGCTTTCAGGTGGCGAAAAAACGCGTCTAGCACTTGCAACACTAGTCACTTCCAAGGCCAATGTGCTACTACTAGACGAACCTACTAACAACTTAGACCCAGCATCTCGAGATGAAATACTTAAAGCTATTGCAAAGTATGAGGGAGCAATTGTTCTTGTTACACACGATGAGGGTGCAGTTCAAGCCTTACAACCTGAGCGAGTGCTACTCATGCCTGATGGCGACGAAGACTTGTGGAATGACGAATATCTCGATTTAGTTGCCGAAGAGTAAAATGTTGAACTGAATTACTTGAATTGTGCAATAGAATGGTTAAGCAGTGATTTCAACGTACGCGTCTAAGACTTTGCCAAATACGGCAAATAGTGACAACAGTCGTATAAGCAATCAAATTGACAAACATTGCATAAAACGTACGCTACATTTTTTGCGAATACCATTCATCGTAATAATTCTTATAACCTTATTTGAATGTTCTATTGGAAATCTGCCATTTTGGAGCAGTGTTACAGGAAGCACAGATAGCATTTCTGCACACAACGATATAGGTTCTGGAATTAGACGCTTAGCTTCCGGCGGCATTCTTATAACGGATCCTTCAGAAGCATATTTAGAAGTAACATCCGATGGAAGTTCGCCTTATATTCGCTTAGAGCCTGCGATTATTAAAAAGAAAAGCAAAAATAATAATCTTATTTCAAACATCAATGTTTTAGTTGAAGCAAACAAATACTTAAGCAAACCTCAAAGCACAAACACTGCTTCTCTAAACCCATCTTTGCTTAAACTTCCAAAACAAGCAGTAGGAAAATCTTGCATTGTTAGAGTGTGGCTGCAACATCCAATAGGATCAATATTAAATATTGAAGACTCAAGAGCAAACGTTCGAGTGCCTTTTAGGTGGTCATGGGGTCGCGTATTAATACTTGCTATTTTTGCATTTCTTGTTACGCTTTGGAATCCTTGGTCCAAGCTTTGGAAAATTAAACTCAACACTCATAGTCTTATTCAACGTTGCTGCTTTGCTGCTTCTCTTCTTCCATTTATTGCTGTTGGGTTAATAACTATTTTTTGGAATTTACGAAACGCAACTCCTATGCATTTTTACACAAACGGTAATTATGCATATGATTTTGATCAATATGCCCACACTGCAGACGCATTGTTAAAAGGTCAAGTGCATTTAAATCTTCCTGTTCCTAATGAGTTAGAACACTTGCAAAATCCTTACGACCCTACGGCTAGAAATAATTTGTTAAACCACTCAGTACAACATATGTATTGGGATTACGCATACTACAAAGGTCACTGGTATTCCTACTTCGGAGTTCTTCCAGCAATATTGCTATTTTTGCCTTATCGCATTATTTCAAGACTATGGACTCCTGAAGGCTCTATGCTTCCAACAACAGTAGCTACGATAATATTCTTAATTGGTTTTCTTATCGCAGGCTCCCTATTGGTTATTCGAATTATTGAGCAGACTTCAAAAAAAGTATCTTTAGGAACGACATCCATTGTTCTTGCTTTATTCTTCATTACTTCAAATACAGTGTATTTGTGGTTTAGAACGTCATTTTATTCCGTACCTATGGCAGCCTCACTTTTCTTCACATCTCTTGGATTGTGGTGCTACCTAGGTTTTAATAAAACACACTCTTTGCTAAATATTGTTTTAGGTTCTTTCTTTATTGCATTAAATTTAGGATGTAGACCTACTTTTTCTATAGCCGTTCTTTTTGCACTTCCTGCAATTTATTCGCATATAGAAAAAGATTTACCAAATATTTTGCGCAACTGGAAAAAAGTTTCTTCATGGCATAAGCCTTTTAAATATTTTGCAGCTTGGATACTGCCATGCGTAATTACTGCAATTCCATTTGGCATTTATAATCTTTTGCGCTTTGGCTCACCGTTAAATTTTGGCAATGAGTATCAAATAACTATTACTGACATGACGACTATGCGTTTGCCGTCACAAAATATTTTGCCGTCTATTTTCAGCTATATTGCGCTACCTTTACGTTTTATTCCAACTTTTCCTTGGATTGGTATTCAGCCTATTGCATTTGACCGTTGGCAATATGCAGAGCCTATGATTGGCGGAATGTTTACACTTTCACCATTGGCATTAGTTGGCATAATATGCGTATTTATTATGAAAAAACGCTGCCGCACGCATATTGCTTGGCAAACAAGCGTAATAGCTATAATAGTTGGGCTTGTTCTTATTGTTTTTGACAGCTTAAAAGCTGGTATCGGATGGAGATATATTGCTGATTTTGCGTGGTCTTTTGCTATAGCTGCCGCAATTGGAATTAGCTTGCTTTTAGAATATGCATCCACTTTGCAATCAGAAAATTCTTTACATAAAAAAACTATTGCTTACACAATACGCTTACTTGTAGCAGTATTGCTATTTGCTTCTATTGCTATCGCTGTACTCAGTTGGTTTGTTACAGGACGTGAAGACAGCACGCTTCGTTTTAACCCAAACTTATGGTTCGCGTTTAGAAGTTGGATGACATTGTTTTAAATAATTATTTATATAATTACTATTCTTCTAACAATGCATCTACAGTTCGAAGAAGCGCATGCAATCCGCTAATAAACTGTTGCGGCTCTGGCAATAATGACAATGCTAAATACCCATTAACTGGCATATCGAAATAATATCCAGGTTGAGAAACTAAATTATAATCTTTCATCAATCTCAAAGCTAATACATCATCGTCAATGCAAGATGGTACACGCAATAAAATATTCCATCCGCCCTCCGCACGCAACGCGCTAACACAGCATTTAGGCGTGGATGCCAACGTTTCTCGAAGCGTATGCAGATTATTAATAATACGATTTCGTACAATAACGTTTTGAGAAGATGCATATTGCAATAATTCTGGTATTCGCTCAGAAACAGTATTACCAATAGGCAAAAAATCATCCGCTATAACGTCAAGCCTTTTTTGTGCTTCATAAACATCATCTTTAAGACCTGAAACTTCAATCCAACCAACTTTTGCGTGAGGAGCAGCAAGCATTTTGGAGAATCCATCAAGCGCAAAAACTAAAGTAGAAGATTCTCCAGCAAGACGAGCATTTCCAGCAAAAGGTTCAAGCGAATATTCATAAAATACTTCGTCTGCAATAATCGCAACACCATTATCACGACATAATTGCAATAGCATTTCACGTTCTTCAGGCTTGACATATGAGCCTGTAGGATTATTTGGATTAATAAGCACAAGAGCTTTAATACGCAAAGACACATCTTCTAAAAGTTCTCTAACACGCGCAATATCAATAGTCCAAGAACCATCATAGTGCAAAGGATACGGTATTGCATTCACGCATTGCAAGCGCGCAATAGACTCTATAAGAGGATATCCAGGAGTCGGTCCCATAACGGCATCCCCTGCATCACATAAAAGCATCATAAGCCATGCGTAAGCTTGAGAAGTTGAAGAAAGCACATAAAGCTGATCTGGATTAAGCTTTGATGGAACAGACTTTTCAGTGCGGTTATCTCGCTTATTGATAAAGTTTGAAAGAATATCGCGAATTTCCTTAGGACCCCTAGGGTCTGCCGTGTAACGTCCACTTAAACATTTAGGCGCTAAGCCGTGAGACGTTGGATTGGAATCGTTTAATTTAGTAAGCTTTACACCATTAAAAATAGCTTTTCGCTGAGCTAAAATAATAGGATTTGGCTCACTCACATCTACTCTAGAAGAAAATCGCACGAAACTACCCTAACACTTGGCATAACAAAAGCTGGGCTGCAGCATAAACTGCTCACCCAGCTCAATAGATAACAAATAATATTTAGTTATTTTTTAGTTTTGCTGCATCTTTTGCATTGCATAGTAAGCTGCACCAATAATTCCAGCCTCATTATGCAATGTTGCAACAACAATAGGAGTTTTAATATCGATATGCGGCAAGAACTTTTCGCTTACGCGGCTAACACCGCCACCGACAACAAACAAATCTGGGTTGAAATACTTTTCCATCAGGCCGTAGTACTTAGTCAAACGCTTAGCCCACTTCTTATAGCCCATATCCAACTTTTCACGAACAGAAGAAGCAGCGTACTTTTCAGCATCGCCCTTACCTTTTTCAAGCTGAATATGACCAAGCTCAGTGTTTGGAATAAGCACACCGTTGTAAATCAAAGCCGTGCCGATACCAGTGCCAAGAGTAGTAGCAATAACCAAGCCATCCTTGTCTTTCGCCGCACCAAAACGCTGCTCAGCTAAACCAGCAGCATCGGCATCGTTAACTACTGTTACAGGACGACCACAAGCCTCGCTAAAGACTTCAGTAACATCAACACCAATCCAAGACTGGTCAAGATTTGCCATAAAATCGAGCTTCTTACCAGGCTTAATTGGAGCAGGGAATGCAATTCCAACAGGAACATCTGCAGGTACTTCAAAATGTTCAAGCTGCTGACGAACAATATCTGCAACTGCTTGAGGCGTAGAAACCGCAGGAGTGAGAATTTTGTATCGAGGTTCTGCGAACTCTCCCTTTTCCAAATTTACTGGAGCAGCCTTAATACCGGATCCACCAATATCGACGCCAAATGCTTGTGCAGTGTCAATCATTTCACTAACACTCCCCTCTGAATGTGTGCTGTATGGACAATTACCAGTATTCTATCGTATATTTGATACGACACGCTTACTGTTTACTAACTTCTACTTCAACGAAGGCATAGGTTTCCAGTCTTGATCGTGCAAAATTTTTCGAGAATCAATCCAACCGGTAAACAATTTACCAATACCCGAAATAATATGCTCACGATCGACAGCTATCAAACGAATAAGCTCTTTAGCAGCTGTTAAAGCAGTTCCAAGCGCAAACATAAACGGACGAAAATCGCCATGAACCATAAAGTAGCGAGCCATAAAGCCTCTATTTCGCATAATATGATAACGATTCATGTCCGATGTTGAATTTAGCTGACGCACTCCTGCAATATCCCAATTAGGAATATCACGAGTGCGACGAAGAATAATATCCGGAACAACAATAGGATTCGTAACCTTACTCGCAAGATACCCGTAAGTAGTATCATCCCAGTAAATAAAGTAGCGCGAATCCGGGAAGCCGATTTTTTCAACTATATCTCGACGAATCAAACCGCCCTCAAAACACATCGTATTCATAACTTTGTATCCAGCTCTGCCGAAAGCAGCAGGCGCAATAGGATTTGGAATACCAAGCGGAACCAAAAAATCGTACTGCCAGTAGAATTTACCACCGTCATAATCTAAACGACTTCCTTGAACAACAGCATGACGCTTAGTCCAAGGAGCAAGACGCTCAATAGATTCAGGCACTGTTTCAACATCGTCATCCATAACCCAGAACCACTTAGCTCCAAGTTCATAAGCTTTTTTAACACCAGCACTAAAACCGCCAGCACCACCAAGATTTTCATCTTGAGGAGCATACACAACATGAAGTTCATTGCCTTCACAATCTTTTTGAGCTTTACCCCAACGATTAGTTAAAGAAGCTTCAAGACGAGCAACCATTTCGCCGGTTTTGTCACTGCACTCATTGTCAACAACGACAATACGCCAAGGGCATTCTTTTAAACATTCAAACGAATGGAATAAATTCTCCAAAAGCTCTTGACGCTTATAAGTGACAACAACAATAGCTAATTTATCAATGCTAGTTGCGTTATTAGTAGTAATTTTTTTTGATGCACTCGTATTGCTCATACTTGTATTCTCGCACCTACCCTCGCCACACAATTATCACAACAATGTTCTTAGCATGAGATACAAAAGAATAGTTAGTTTCAGGGAAGGTGAAAATCCTTACTGGCGGTAACAAAATACGTATTTCATGCGTTTTTGAAGCCCGCGAGCGGCTTACAAGCTGCTGATTCGGTTAAATTCCGAAGCCAACGGTTACAGTCCGGATGAAAGAAACGGAGACCCATCATGGGCATTTCTAATACAAATAATCACCAAACTTATGCAAAGAACTCTAACTGGTCTAGCGAAAAAATAGCAAAATACGCTCTATTCGTGGCACTTTCAATGGCTGTAAGTTTCATAGAATTTCCACTTATTCCAGACTTGTCGTATTTAAAATATGATCCTTCAGGAATAGTATGCCTAGTTGCAGGATTCGCATATGGTCCTGCAGCTGCAGCAATAGTAAGCATACTAGGTTTCGCACCGCACTTATTTACCAATCCACTAGGCACAGTTATGGCAGTGCTAGTATCTTTAGGAGCTAGCGTCACAGCGGCATTGATTTACAAAAAAATGCATACCAGAAAAGGCGCAATAATCGGACTTTTGGCAGGATCAATTATTGCTATTGCTCTTGCAATAGCTGGAAATCTTGTTATTACGCCACTTTATGCTCACATGACTGTTTCACAGGTTGTGGCTCTTATTATTCCAGCACTGCTACCGTTTAATATTATTAAACTTGCACTTCACGTTGTAGTAACTATGCTTATTTACAAACCAATTTCCAACCTGCTACACGAAAATAAATAATAATTCTAAGCGGCATAATTATGCATAATATCAGCACAAGTAGTAGCATGAACGAAGCTAAAAAGCACATGATTGAAAACAATGCGCAAGTAGTGTTGCGAAATATTTGCTATAGCTACGATGATGGAAAAACTTGGACGCTTAATAATTTAAGTCTTACAATTAACGCTGGCGAGCGCTTGGCAATTGTGGGATTAAACGGTTCTGGTAAGTCAACCTTGGCAAAAATTATTGCAGGTTTAACGGCACCAGATAGCGGTTACGTTACATTATGCGGTGAAAAAGTTTTTGAAAATACTACTGCTTGTGCTGAATCATATAAAAATGCACGAAAATATATTGGTGCACTTTTCCAAAGTCCTGAAGACCAGATTATTACAACAATTACTGAAGAAGATGTTGCTTTCGGACTAGAAAATTTGCAATTCCCTCGAAAAACAATGTATAAGAGTATCAGCGAAGCTTTAAAAACTGTTCACATGGAAGATAAGCGTTACGATGACCCTAGCACTATGAGCGGCGGACAGCAGCAACGAGTAGCTTTAGCAAGCGCTATTGCTATGAATTCTAAACTGCTTGTTCTTGACGAACCTACTTCTATGCTCGACTCGTTCGCTCGCAAAGACGTTGATGCTTTATTCGATAATTTGCATAAAAATGGCACTACTATTGTTCAAATTACACACAATTTTGAGGAATGCAAACAAGCAAATCGCATACTTCTACTAGAAAATGGCATACTGAAAGAAGTAAGCTTTAATGGTTTAAAAACTTACTTTTCTAATATTGAGTTGGCTAATAATCATTTAACTAAAATTAGCAAGAACAAAAACTTAACAGATAGCAGATTCAAAGAAAATGAGTCAGATATCGCTGTAGAAATTTCCGGACTAACTGTTCAATATGATAAAACTTCTCCAGCTGTTATTGACGATTATTCACTCACTGTTAAAAGTGGCGAAACAGTTGCAATAATGGGCGAAAACGGCTGCGGCAAATCAACTCTTGTTAAAACAATGTGTGGATTGTTAAAAGCCAATTCAGGAAACATAACAGTGCATGGCATATCTGTTAGAGGTAAAACATCTAGAATAATACGACAAAAGCTACATCAAACAATTGGCTACGTTATGCAACTGCCAGAACAACAGCTTTTTGCTGATACAGTACGGAACGATGTCGCTTATGGGCCAAAAAATTTTGGGCTGAAAGGCAATGCTCTCAAAGAACGTGTGGATGAAACCCTACGCTTACTGAACCTTGAGAACTTGGCTGAAAAATCACCTTTTGCGCTTTCTGGAGGTCAGCAGCGTCTTGTTGCAATAGCTGGCGTTTTAGCTTGCAAGCCACGCGTACTCGTACTGGATGAGCCAACAGCTGGATTAGATTTTGAAGCTTCGTTGCGTATTCGAGAAATTCTTGGAACGCTACACAATCAAGGCGTAACCATAATACTTATTACGCATAATCTTCAAGAAGCAGAAGATTTAGGCGCAAGATTAGTAACATTAAAAGCAAGGAATAAAGCAAGCAATAAAGAATGCAGCACAGCAAAAAATATTGAAAATACCAAAAACAAAGAAAGTTCCACAAAAGCAAAAACAACTTCGCTACTTCAATCTTTTGACCCACGCGCGACGCTGCTATCATGCTTTATTCTTATGCTAAGTGCTTTTAGTATTACTAACTACATACAGTTAGCTATTCTTGCTTTTGTAACATTTACTCTAACTGTTGCTGCAAAAATACCATTTGTTAAGCTTATTGCTTCACTGCACATGATTATTGCGGTATTTGTTTTCTCCGGATTACTTAACATTCTGGCAGTGCGAACCGGCACAGTGCTAGCAAATATTGCAACTATTCCTATTACAACTGATGGAATTAATTACGCAATACTTTTTGCAACACGATTCTCGCTTGTTATTATCATTGGAGCAATTCTAGTACTAACAATGAGTCAGACAACGCTTAACGAATCTTGCACACGATTACTATCACCACTTCGACATATTGGAATACCAACGCAAGAAATAGCACTTATTATGAGCCTAGCGCTACGGTTCTTACCAACACTCAGTGCAGAAGCGCACTCTGTGGCACTAGCGCAAATCGCTCGAGGAAGTAGCATTCGAGATGGTTCTTTTAAGCAACGAGTACACGCTATAACAGCTTTAATAGTGCCAGGTTTTGCAGGAGTAATTCGCCATGCTGACACTCTTGCGCTCGCATTAGATGCACGCTGTTACACGCCTGGAGCTGAAAGAACTCACTTGCACTCATGGAAAATGCGTATAAAAGATGTGCTGCTATCAGTAGTTACTCTTGGTGTTGTAAGCGCGATTATTGTGTGCAAAATGCTACCTTTGTAATAAAAAATTTTGAAAATATTTCACCCTTTGCAGCAAGCGCAATAAATACGGAATAAATAAATTTGCATTATCACATACAACAATTCGCAATATACTGTATAATCCGTTAAGCACTATGTAATTTATGTAATATTTGCGTTATAAAACTTGCATTTGAAAGGACGCCTTATGGCATTGACAAAAAAGCAGATTAAGCAGCTCCGCGCGCTCGCTAATACGCTTAGCCCACTTTTATACGTTGGCAAGAACGATATTACTGATGCAGCTGTGAAGCAAGCAGACGAAACCATGCAGTACCACGAGCTCATGAAGTGCTCTGTGCAAGATGGTTCCGGATTAAGCGCTAAAGAAGCTGCTGATGCACTTGCTCAAAAGCTCGGCGCCGAAGTCGTGCAAGTAATTGGCAATCGTTTTGTGTTGTTCCGCGTCTCTCCGCTAGACAGCGTTGAACACATTATGCTTGTGCGCGAATAAAACTCTCTCTTAATATTTTTATATTTTTGCGATAATTCGTAAATAAAAATGCTCCATGATTGCAAAACTGCTGAGGCAATTCAACATTCATGGAGCTTAATTTTATAGTAGCTTGCTATTCGTCAATGATTTGTACGCCACTAACTGTTGACTGACCTGCTGGAAGTTCCAGCCAATTTGATCCATCATCCCCATATTGAGCAGCAATAGTAATTTTTTTGTTATTATATTTTTCAAACCTATTGCTTTCATTTGATTTAGAGATCTTCATCGTAACCAAAATATTATTAAGATCATTGCGCGTTTGCATTACTCCACAATCTGTACCATTACAAAATCCTCCAACAGACATCTTTCTATCGAATACTAATATCGTATAAATATTATCTTTATTTTCTTCCAGAACATTGTCTTTATTACCAGTATTATTTGGTGTAGTTCCAGGAAAATCATATGCTTCATCAACATTTAATATTTTTACAGTTCCAGTAAATACTTGATAACCTTTCTCGCGCCAAAGTTGAACAAGCTTATTATGCTTACGCTGAGCTTGAGTCAAGTTTTTAGCATTAATCATCATATTAATATCAGTAAAATCATCAACTGACACAAAAGTTGGATGTAATAATTTACTTATCTCACCAGTTCCAGGAACTGGATCGTATGTATTATCTTTATCTAATGGGTGATAAACAATAGACCTAGTATTGGTAAAGTTGCCTTCATTCAGCTTATAGATTGTTTTAATCCACGGGAAAACATTAGGCGAATTTTTTTCAATAGCACGCAGAATTACAATTCCTTTATGGTGCGGATCAAAATATATTGTACCTGAATTCTCATTTTCATCATGCGCATTATCTATAATTTCTGGATATTTAACTAACTTGCCATTCTTAAATGAAAATACATGAATACACTTGTTAGAGTTATTATTATATTCATTTGTAGCAATAACAATCATTTCTGGAATATTATCGTTATCAATATCCCACAAATCATAATAATATTCGAAATCCTGCGGGAATTTATTTGAAACATACGATGAAGTTTCAAGCACCTTTTTGTATTCTTTACCAGCTTGAGAAAGAATATCGTCAGTACTGCGAGTATGCGGTTTTGTGATTGTGCTTATTATGCTATTGCTGGTAATACTTTTCAACGAAAAGCCGCTGTTTTGTAAGGTATCTGCAGCAAAAAGAGTATACACAACGCAAGCAGTAAGCCAGCATATAAGCACAACAGTCGATACGCAATAATACAGAAAATCACTATTCTTTTTCATAGACAACATATCTACTTTCGATTTATTTAAAACCTTTAGTCACGTTCAGGAAGCTTACTCCAGTCGAAAGGCTTTTCAACCAAGTAGTATGCAACACTATCGTCTGGAGCAGGCTTAAATGGAACAGCCTTGTGCTTAACTGTTGGCACGAACGGGTTATCTTCTATTGCACCTTTGTAAGGTTCAGCATCAACAGTCGTTTTAGAATACAATTTCGGATTTCTGCGTAAAATAAACGGTCTTGTAGTATCTGGCTTTTTATTGCCTTTTCCTTCAAAATAGCCAGAAGATTCAATCTTATTAAGATTTGCATGAACTGGAACTACAAGGAAGAAGTCGCGCATTCTAAACGAAGAGTCTTTCCAATAGCCAGGAATTTTATCAGGGCTTCCATATTGTTTAATGTCTTCAGGAGGTTCAAACGCGTCAACCCACTTACCATTAACACACATATTGCCAATATTGTCATTAGCTGTTTCACCACAATACGGCAATCCCATTCCACGATAA includes:
- a CDS encoding beta-carotene 15,15'-monooxygenase, with product MISTYASKTLPNTANSDNSRISNQIDKHCIKRTLHFLRIPFIVIILITLFECSIGNLPFWSSVTGSTDSISAHNDIGSGIRRLASGGILITDPSEAYLEVTSDGSSPYIRLEPAIIKKKSKNNNLISNINVLVEANKYLSKPQSTNTASLNPSLLKLPKQAVGKSCIVRVWLQHPIGSILNIEDSRANVRVPFRWSWGRVLILAIFAFLVTLWNPWSKLWKIKLNTHSLIQRCCFAASLLPFIAVGLITIFWNLRNATPMHFYTNGNYAYDFDQYAHTADALLKGQVHLNLPVPNELEHLQNPYDPTARNNLLNHSVQHMYWDYAYYKGHWYSYFGVLPAILLFLPYRIISRLWTPEGSMLPTTVATIIFLIGFLIAGSLLVIRIIEQTSKKVSLGTTSIVLALFFITSNTVYLWFRTSFYSVPMAASLFFTSLGLWCYLGFNKTHSLLNIVLGSFFIALNLGCRPTFSIAVLFALPAIYSHIEKDLPNILRNWKKVSSWHKPFKYFAAWILPCVITAIPFGIYNLLRFGSPLNFGNEYQITITDMTTMRLPSQNILPSIFSYIALPLRFIPTFPWIGIQPIAFDRWQYAEPMIGGMFTLSPLALVGIICVFIMKKRCRTHIAWQTSVIAIIVGLVLIVFDSLKAGIGWRYIADFAWSFAIAAAIGISLLLEYASTLQSENSLHKKTIAYTIRLLVAVLLFASIAIAVLSWFVTGREDSTLRFNPNLWFAFRSWMTLF
- a CDS encoding pyridoxal phosphate-dependent aminotransferase yields the protein MRFSSRVDVSEPNPIILAQRKAIFNGVKLTKLNDSNPTSHGLAPKCLSGRYTADPRGPKEIRDILSNFINKRDNRTEKSVPSKLNPDQLYVLSSTSQAYAWLMMLLCDAGDAVMGPTPGYPLIESIARLQCVNAIPYPLHYDGSWTIDIARVRELLEDVSLRIKALVLINPNNPTGSYVKPEEREMLLQLCRDNGVAIIADEVFYEYSLEPFAGNARLAGESSTLVFALDGFSKMLAAPHAKVGWIEVSGLKDDVYEAQKRLDVIADDFLPIGNTVSERIPELLQYASSQNVIVRNRIINNLHTLRETLASTPKCCVSALRAEGGWNILLRVPSCIDDDVLALRLMKDYNLVSQPGYYFDMPVNGYLALSLLPEPQQFISGLHALLRTVDALLEE
- the ppgK gene encoding polyphosphate--glucose phosphotransferase, coding for MIDTAQAFGVDIGGSGIKAAPVNLEKGEFAEPRYKILTPAVSTPQAVADIVRQQLEHFEVPADVPVGIAFPAPIKPGKKLDFMANLDQSWIGVDVTEVFSEACGRPVTVVNDADAAGLAEQRFGAAKDKDGLVIATTLGTGIGTALIYNGVLIPNTELGHIQLEKGKGDAEKYAASSVREKLDMGYKKWAKRLTKYYGLMEKYFNPDLFVVGGGVSRVSEKFLPHIDIKTPIVVATLHNEAGIIGAAYYAMQKMQQN
- a CDS encoding glycosyltransferase family 2 protein; the protein is MSNTSASKKITTNNATSIDKLAIVVVTYKRQELLENLFHSFECLKECPWRIVVVDNECSDKTGEMVARLEASLTNRWGKAQKDCEGNELHVVYAPQDENLGGAGGFSAGVKKAYELGAKWFWVMDDDVETVPESIERLAPWTKRHAVVQGSRLDYDGGKFYWQYDFLVPLGIPNPIAPAAFGRAGYKVMNTMCFEGGLIRRDIVEKIGFPDSRYFIYWDDTTYGYLASKVTNPIVVPDIILRRTRDIPNWDIAGVRQLNSTSDMNRYHIMRNRGFMARYFMVHGDFRPFMFALGTALTAAKELIRLIAVDREHIISGIGKLFTGWIDSRKILHDQDWKPMPSLK
- a CDS encoding ECF transporter S component, with protein sequence MGISNTNNHQTYAKNSNWSSEKIAKYALFVALSMAVSFIEFPLIPDLSYLKYDPSGIVCLVAGFAYGPAAAAIVSILGFAPHLFTNPLGTVMAVLVSLGASVTAALIYKKMHTRKGAIIGLLAGSIIAIALAIAGNLVITPLYAHMTVSQVVALIIPALLPFNIIKLALHVVVTMLIYKPISNLLHENK
- a CDS encoding energy-coupling factor transporter ATPase — its product is MNEAKKHMIENNAQVVLRNICYSYDDGKTWTLNNLSLTINAGERLAIVGLNGSGKSTLAKIIAGLTAPDSGYVTLCGEKVFENTTACAESYKNARKYIGALFQSPEDQIITTITEEDVAFGLENLQFPRKTMYKSISEALKTVHMEDKRYDDPSTMSGGQQQRVALASAIAMNSKLLVLDEPTSMLDSFARKDVDALFDNLHKNGTTIVQITHNFEECKQANRILLLENGILKEVSFNGLKTYFSNIELANNHLTKISKNKNLTDSRFKENESDIAVEISGLTVQYDKTSPAVIDDYSLTVKSGETVAIMGENGCGKSTLVKTMCGLLKANSGNITVHGISVRGKTSRIIRQKLHQTIGYVMQLPEQQLFADTVRNDVAYGPKNFGLKGNALKERVDETLRLLNLENLAEKSPFALSGGQQRLVAIAGVLACKPRVLVLDEPTAGLDFEASLRIREILGTLHNQGVTIILITHNLQEAEDLGARLVTLKARNKASNKECSTAKNIENTKNKESSTKAKTTSLLQSFDPRATLLSCFILMLSAFSITNYIQLAILAFVTFTLTVAAKIPFVKLIASLHMIIAVFVFSGLLNILAVRTGTVLANIATIPITTDGINYAILFATRFSLVIIIGAILVLTMSQTTLNESCTRLLSPLRHIGIPTQEIALIMSLALRFLPTLSAEAHSVALAQIARGSSIRDGSFKQRVHAITALIVPGFAGVIRHADTLALALDARCYTPGAERTHLHSWKMRIKDVLLSVVTLGVVSAIIVCKMLPL
- a CDS encoding YhbY family RNA-binding protein; the protein is MALTKKQIKQLRALANTLSPLLYVGKNDITDAAVKQADETMQYHELMKCSVQDGSGLSAKEAADALAQKLGAEVVQVIGNRFVLFRVSPLDSVEHIMLVRE